Proteins encoded together in one Halothermothrix orenii H 168 window:
- a CDS encoding ArsR/SmtB family transcription factor, with translation MRGRVLEIKNDEDVLKIVKALASESRLQILDVLNNQEMNLNEISEKLDMPAPSVTVNIKKLEEAGLIETNYQPGSHGSQKICRRTYDSLLIRFPGTNIDFDTNLVEISMPIGNYKDYYVEPNCGLATESGYVGILDDERAFLEPEHIYAQLLWFRKGYVRYRFPNNLPANSILKKLELSMEVCSEAPHYNEDWPSDITVWVNGKEIGTWTSPGDFGKTRGKLNPDWWNSDQTQYGLLKIWTVNGKGSYIDGKQISNITVSDLNIQEKSYVDVKIGIKDDARNVGGLNLFGRKFGNYEQDIIMRFRYDYSE, from the coding sequence ATGCGGGGAAGGGTACTTGAAATTAAAAACGATGAAGATGTCTTAAAGATAGTTAAAGCCCTGGCTTCAGAGTCAAGGCTTCAGATACTCGATGTATTAAATAATCAGGAGATGAATCTCAACGAAATTTCAGAAAAACTCGATATGCCGGCTCCTTCAGTTACTGTTAATATAAAAAAACTGGAAGAAGCGGGTCTAATTGAAACCAATTACCAACCAGGAAGCCACGGTTCCCAGAAGATATGCCGGCGTACTTATGATAGTTTACTTATAAGGTTTCCAGGAACAAATATAGATTTTGATACAAATTTAGTGGAAATATCTATGCCTATAGGAAATTACAAAGATTATTATGTTGAGCCCAACTGTGGCCTGGCAACTGAGTCAGGATATGTAGGTATTCTAGATGATGAAAGGGCATTTTTAGAACCGGAACATATATATGCTCAGCTTTTGTGGTTTAGAAAAGGGTATGTCAGGTATAGGTTTCCCAATAATCTCCCGGCTAATTCTATTCTGAAGAAACTGGAGTTGAGTATGGAGGTATGTTCAGAAGCCCCTCACTACAATGAGGACTGGCCTTCTGACATTACCGTGTGGGTAAATGGCAAAGAAATAGGAACCTGGACATCTCCGGGCGATTTTGGTAAAACCAGGGGTAAATTAAACCCGGATTGGTGGAACTCGGATCAGACCCAGTATGGATTATTAAAGATCTGGACGGTAAATGGAAAAGGATCCTATATTGATGGTAAACAGATTTCTAATATAACAGTAAGCGATTTAAACATTCAGGAGAAGAGTTATGTTGATGTCAAGATTGGTATCAAAGACGATGCCAGAAATGTAGGTGGTTTAAACCTTTTTGGACGTAAATTCGGGAATTACGAGCAGGATATCATTATGAGGTTCCGGTATGATTATAGTGAATGA
- a CDS encoding M24 family metallopeptidase, with product MEETLVKKEKIDKLMKEKGLDGVVLTSHSNITWLTGIDNRIVFASDEGAVKLIIFKDRIEVVTNNIEAGRIREEEGLDQDYYKYIVDDWYRADNYLKVLIDKYNLGSDILIPGVLDVGMEIKRLRFSLLPQEMERYRQLGKEVGKIMSDTCHHIETGKTENEIRAQLASKLWAHNINPLLILVGSDERIYNYRHPIPKDKKIDKYVMVVTCAERDGLIVNLTRFVHFGNLPDELKRKLEAVVRVDASFILNTRVGSKISDIFSKAIAVYENEGYPGEWQYHHQGGATGYETRDYIATPDLEEVVCPNQAFAWNPSIKGVKSEDTILVTEEGFEILTEDPDWPGIEVQYQGQKIKRPGILVK from the coding sequence ATGGAGGAAACCCTGGTAAAGAAGGAAAAAATAGATAAGTTGATGAAGGAGAAAGGGCTTGATGGGGTTGTTTTGACCAGTCATAGTAATATTACCTGGTTAACAGGTATCGATAATAGAATTGTTTTTGCCAGTGATGAAGGTGCTGTGAAGCTTATTATTTTTAAAGACAGAATTGAAGTTGTTACCAATAATATTGAGGCCGGGAGAATCCGGGAAGAAGAAGGCCTGGACCAGGATTATTATAAATATATTGTAGATGACTGGTATAGGGCTGACAATTACCTTAAAGTCCTTATAGATAAATATAATTTGGGGAGTGATATTCTTATTCCAGGTGTCCTTGATGTTGGTATGGAAATTAAAAGACTGAGGTTTTCTTTATTACCTCAAGAAATGGAGAGGTATCGCCAACTGGGTAAAGAGGTGGGCAAAATTATGTCAGATACCTGTCACCATATTGAAACGGGTAAGACCGAGAATGAAATCAGGGCCCAGCTTGCTTCTAAACTATGGGCTCATAATATAAATCCCCTTTTAATCCTGGTCGGTTCTGATGAACGTATTTATAATTACCGCCACCCCATTCCAAAAGATAAAAAAATAGATAAGTATGTTATGGTAGTGACCTGTGCTGAGAGAGATGGTTTGATTGTAAATTTAACCCGGTTTGTCCACTTTGGAAACCTCCCTGATGAATTAAAAAGAAAGTTGGAGGCTGTGGTCAGGGTAGATGCCAGCTTTATACTCAACACCCGGGTTGGCAGTAAAATTTCTGATATTTTCAGTAAAGCTATTGCTGTTTATGAAAATGAAGGTTACCCTGGGGAATGGCAATACCACCATCAGGGAGGGGCTACAGGCTATGAAACGAGGGATTATATAGCAACACCGGATTTAGAGGAGGTTGTCTGTCCCAATCAGGCCTTTGCCTGGAACCCCTCGATAAAGGGTGTTAAGAGTGAAGATACTATTTTAGTTACAGAGGAAGGTTTTGAAATCCTTACTGAGGACCCTGACTGGCCAGGGATAGAAGTCCAATACCAGGGACAAAAAATAAAAAGGCCGGGGATTTTGGTAAAATGA
- a CDS encoding galactokinase, whose protein sequence is MKSVDELWEFFENRYGDNGLKKGSYSAPGRVNLIGEHTDYNDGFVLPMAIEKNVTMLGQLRHDRKIKVYSLDYDTELCFNLDKLEKDEEHTWVNYVMGVADEIEKKGHKLKGMNLVFTGNVPQGSGLSSSAALEVVTAMTMADLNELDIDPVEMALLCQAAENNFVGVACGIMDQYISRLGHRDHALLIDCRTNEYELIPFKDKRYRIVICNSKARRGLVDSEYNTRRSECNQAVAFFNEKLGRNITALRDVKLNEVGQYRGELSDSVYRRAHHVVSENERVLASVEALKNNDFEKFGQLMIESHQSLRDDYEVSCRELDCLVDVALKQEGVLGARMTGAGFGGCTVNLVDINYVEVFIKGIKEGYKRETGIEPEIYVSRPAEGARRLEVDRDGGNPGKEGKNR, encoded by the coding sequence ATGAAAAGCGTAGATGAATTATGGGAGTTCTTTGAGAATAGATATGGTGATAATGGCTTGAAAAAGGGGTCCTATTCAGCCCCCGGGCGGGTTAATTTAATCGGAGAGCATACTGACTATAATGATGGTTTTGTCCTGCCAATGGCCATTGAAAAAAATGTCACCATGCTGGGTCAGTTAAGGCATGACCGGAAAATAAAAGTCTATTCTCTTGACTACGATACTGAGTTGTGCTTTAACCTGGATAAACTTGAAAAAGATGAGGAACACACCTGGGTTAATTATGTGATGGGGGTTGCCGATGAAATTGAGAAAAAGGGTCATAAACTAAAGGGGATGAACCTGGTATTTACCGGTAATGTGCCCCAGGGTTCAGGGTTAAGCTCTTCAGCTGCCCTGGAAGTAGTTACAGCCATGACCATGGCTGATTTAAATGAACTGGATATAGACCCGGTGGAGATGGCTTTGCTCTGCCAGGCTGCAGAAAACAATTTTGTCGGTGTGGCCTGTGGGATTATGGATCAATATATTTCCCGCCTTGGCCACAGGGACCATGCCCTCCTGATAGATTGCCGAACCAATGAATATGAACTAATTCCCTTTAAAGATAAAAGGTATCGGATAGTAATCTGTAACTCAAAAGCCCGGAGGGGGCTAGTTGATTCTGAATATAATACCCGAAGGTCAGAGTGTAACCAGGCTGTTGCCTTTTTTAATGAGAAGCTGGGCCGTAACATAACTGCCCTGAGGGATGTAAAGCTCAATGAAGTAGGACAATACAGGGGAGAACTCTCTGATTCAGTATATCGCAGGGCTCATCATGTAGTCAGTGAGAATGAAAGGGTTCTGGCCAGTGTCGAGGCCCTAAAAAATAATGATTTTGAGAAATTTGGACAGCTAATGATTGAATCACATCAAAGCCTCAGGGACGATTATGAGGTTAGCTGCCGGGAACTGGATTGCCTGGTAGACGTGGCCCTTAAACAGGAAGGGGTTCTGGGAGCCAGGATGACCGGGGCCGGTTTTGGTGGTTGTACGGTTAATCTTGTTGACATCAATTATGTTGAAGTTTTTATAAAAGGGATTAAAGAAGGTTATAAACGGGAAACCGGGATAGAGCCTGAAATCTATGTAAGTCGACCGGCAGAAGGGGCAAGAAGATTGGAGGTTGATAGAGATGGAGGAAACCCTGGTAAAGAAGGAAAAAATAGATAA
- the galT gene encoding galactose-1-phosphate uridylyltransferase produces MSELRWNPILKEWVITATHRQNRTFKPPKDFCPLCPTREGGFPTEVPAEDYDIVVFQNRFPSLQPDAPEPDIEGSELYPVDLAQGICEVVLFTSEHEGVMSQQPLSKFEKLVKVWKDRYQELGKKDFIDYVYIFENKGEEVGVTLHHPHGQIYAYPFIPPIIERELNSSKEHLEKEGECLFCRVLREEKEDGRRIIASNKSFTAVIPFFARYTYEVHIYANKHLPSMAEFGPEEEKDLARILKLLIMKYDNLFEFVFPYIMCIHQQPTDGSGFDYSHFHIEFYPPYRTKDKLKYLAGSEAGAGTFINGSLAENKAAVLRETSPVSFEDM; encoded by the coding sequence ATGTCTGAATTAAGGTGGAACCCGATTTTAAAGGAGTGGGTTATTACAGCAACCCACCGGCAGAACAGGACTTTTAAACCACCGAAGGATTTTTGTCCCCTTTGTCCAACCAGGGAAGGTGGCTTTCCCACCGAAGTCCCGGCTGAAGATTATGATATAGTTGTTTTTCAAAATAGATTTCCATCCCTGCAGCCAGATGCCCCCGAGCCCGATATAGAGGGTTCCGAATTGTATCCTGTAGATCTGGCACAGGGTATATGTGAAGTCGTTTTATTTACATCAGAGCATGAAGGGGTTATGTCCCAACAGCCGTTAAGTAAATTTGAAAAACTGGTTAAGGTCTGGAAGGATCGTTATCAGGAACTGGGAAAAAAGGATTTTATAGATTATGTATATATTTTTGAAAACAAAGGGGAGGAAGTCGGGGTTACTTTACACCATCCTCATGGCCAGATATATGCCTATCCCTTTATTCCCCCTATAATAGAGCGGGAGTTAAACTCAAGTAAGGAACATCTGGAAAAGGAAGGGGAATGCCTTTTCTGCAGGGTTCTCCGGGAAGAAAAGGAGGATGGCAGGCGGATAATAGCCAGTAATAAGTCTTTTACTGCCGTTATTCCCTTTTTTGCCCGATATACCTATGAAGTTCACATTTATGCCAACAAACATTTACCCTCAATGGCTGAGTTCGGACCTGAGGAGGAAAAGGACCTGGCCCGGATATTAAAGTTATTAATTATGAAATATGATAATCTCTTTGAGTTTGTTTTCCCTTATATTATGTGTATTCACCAACAACCTACTGATGGTAGTGGTTTTGACTATTCCCATTTCCATATAGAGTTCTATCCACCATACCGGACAAAAGACAAGTTAAAATACCTGGCCGGTAGTGAAGCCGGGGCAGGTACTTTCATCAACGGTTCTCTGGCTGAAAATAAAGCAGCTGTATTGAGGGAAACCAGTCCAGTTTCCTTTGAAGATATGTAG
- the galE gene encoding UDP-glucose 4-epimerase GalE, with translation MNILVTGGAGYIGSHVVKSLFEAGYNVVTLDNLEKGHREAVLGGEFIKGDLKDRELLDSIMKDYEIDGVIHLAAHSLVGESMENPGKYYKNNVSNGLNLLEAMVDNDVKYLVFSSTAAVYGEPREVPITEDHPTAPTNTYGESKLFFEKMMKRYDEIYGLKYVSLRYFNAAGADLSGKIGEDHDPETHLIPIVLQKALGLRDKLYIFGNDYPTRDGTCIRDYIHVNDLADAHVLAIEGLTRGLESRIYNLGNGEGYSVKEVIETASRVIGKPIEAGVGDRRPGDPAVLVASSDKIKEELGWDPQYPDLETIIETAWQWHKRGGFNENE, from the coding sequence ATGAATATACTGGTGACAGGAGGAGCCGGTTATATTGGGAGTCATGTAGTGAAAAGCCTGTTTGAGGCTGGTTATAATGTTGTTACCCTGGATAATCTTGAGAAGGGTCACCGGGAAGCTGTCCTGGGCGGTGAGTTTATTAAGGGTGATCTCAAGGACAGAGAGCTGTTAGACAGCATAATGAAAGATTATGAAATAGATGGTGTCATTCATCTGGCTGCCCACAGTCTGGTAGGAGAGTCAATGGAAAACCCGGGGAAGTATTATAAAAATAATGTTTCCAATGGCTTAAATTTACTGGAAGCTATGGTTGATAATGATGTGAAATACCTGGTTTTTTCTTCTACAGCTGCAGTTTATGGGGAACCCAGGGAAGTCCCCATCACAGAAGATCATCCAACAGCTCCGACAAATACCTATGGGGAGAGTAAACTCTTTTTTGAAAAGATGATGAAACGGTATGATGAAATTTATGGACTTAAGTATGTATCCCTCCGTTACTTTAATGCAGCCGGGGCCGATCTATCAGGTAAAATTGGGGAAGACCATGACCCTGAGACCCATTTGATTCCCATTGTACTTCAGAAAGCACTGGGTTTACGGGATAAGCTATATATTTTCGGGAATGATTACCCGACCAGGGATGGAACTTGTATCCGGGATTATATCCATGTCAATGACCTGGCTGATGCCCATGTCCTGGCTATTGAAGGTTTAACACGGGGTCTGGAGAGCCGTATTTATAACCTTGGTAATGGTGAAGGTTATTCTGTAAAAGAGGTAATTGAAACTGCCAGCAGGGTTATCGGCAAACCGATTGAAGCCGGGGTTGGTGACAGGCGACCCGGGGATCCAGCTGTTCTGGTGGCAAGTTCAGATAAAATTAAAGAGGAGCTGGGATGGGATCCACAGTATCCTGACCTGGAAACTATAATTGAAACTGCCTGGCAATGGCATAAAAGGGGTGGTTTTAATGAAAATGAATAA
- a CDS encoding ROK family transcriptional regulator — MKKINQQTILELINNKGPISRAEIAEITGLTPATVSNIVKDLLKMDLVRETRQGESRGGRKPILLEVNPEGAYVIGLEWGIGEIKAVLLNLNKKVIKTIKKQVDSFKPEWFLKTTVTIFEEVTGYVENPDKVFGLGIGIHGLVDPDEGVSLYAPHFGWENIKIGKLLKQELQIPIMLDNDVRMMALAEKWEGRDNFIFINTGPGIGSAIVIKGELLYGRDFGAGEFGHMTIVEDGALCSCGNRGCIEALVSVNNLVREYNDSLPEHISFHDIKREWNLLIDLAREEKSRAYSIIEKAGVYLGKGIGNVVNLLNPEAVVIGGDFLLARDLIFPVIKEQVLETALKVPSRDLEITGTAFGEKVGAIGAGTRVLQEIFKLKKEEDK, encoded by the coding sequence ATGAAAAAAATAAACCAGCAGACAATTTTAGAATTAATAAATAATAAAGGGCCTATTTCCAGGGCTGAAATAGCTGAGATTACTGGATTAACGCCGGCTACTGTCTCCAACATAGTAAAGGATCTCCTTAAGATGGATCTGGTCAGAGAAACCCGGCAGGGAGAATCCCGGGGAGGAAGAAAACCCATCTTACTGGAGGTAAATCCAGAAGGAGCCTACGTAATCGGCCTTGAATGGGGAATAGGGGAAATAAAGGCTGTTCTACTTAATTTAAATAAGAAGGTAATTAAAACTATAAAAAAACAGGTAGATAGTTTTAAACCTGAGTGGTTTTTAAAGACTACAGTAACAATATTTGAAGAGGTTACTGGTTATGTAGAAAATCCAGATAAGGTATTTGGTCTCGGGATAGGGATTCATGGTTTAGTTGATCCAGATGAAGGTGTTTCCCTGTATGCCCCCCATTTTGGCTGGGAGAATATTAAAATAGGTAAATTATTAAAACAGGAATTACAGATTCCTATTATGCTGGATAATGATGTCAGGATGATGGCCCTGGCTGAAAAATGGGAAGGCAGGGATAATTTTATATTTATTAACACCGGGCCAGGGATAGGTTCAGCTATAGTTATTAAAGGAGAACTCCTCTATGGTAGAGATTTCGGAGCCGGGGAATTCGGCCATATGACTATTGTTGAAGATGGGGCCCTCTGTAGTTGTGGTAATCGCGGTTGTATTGAAGCCCTGGTTTCTGTTAATAACCTTGTCAGGGAATATAATGATTCACTACCGGAACATATATCATTCCATGATATAAAGCGGGAGTGGAATCTTTTAATAGATTTAGCCCGTGAAGAAAAATCCAGGGCCTATTCTATAATTGAAAAGGCGGGCGTGTATCTAGGTAAGGGAATAGGAAATGTGGTTAATCTTTTAAACCCGGAAGCGGTAGTAATCGGAGGAGACTTTTTACTGGCCAGGGATTTGATTTTTCCGGTTATTAAAGAACAGGTATTAGAGACTGCCCTTAAGGTTCCGTCAAGGGACCTTGAAATAACAGGGACTGCTTTTGGTGAGAAGGTTGGTGCTATCGGGGCCGGTACCAGAGTCCTGCAGGAAATTTTTAAATTAAAAAAGGAGGAAGATAAATGA
- a CDS encoding DUF362 domain-containing protein, with protein MASQVYFASTRASGHNESLVEKLYKLFFKAGFHEFIEEDDLVAIKLHFGEKGNTGFIRPLYIRRIVEAIKSRKGKPFLTDANTLYVGSRANSVDHLNTAIANGFSYATIQAPLIIADGLTGKNFTEIPVNLKHFDKIKVGSEVMHADALITVSHFKGHELTGFGGTFKNIGMGLGSRSGKQMMHSDVLPEIDEEKCEKCRKCVKFCPENAITINKETSTIDQNLCIGCGECVVTCPTDAIKIQWESTSQGVQERIVEFSYGIIKEKKDKIGYINFVMNVTPDCDCASWSDKYIVDDIGILASKDPLALEQASFDLVNKQDGRHNTALKKNHKPGENKFKGVHPSTDGGVRTLEYAAELGLGSRDYELIEI; from the coding sequence TTGGCCAGTCAAGTTTACTTTGCCAGTACAAGAGCTAGCGGTCATAATGAAAGTCTTGTTGAAAAACTGTACAAACTCTTTTTTAAAGCCGGTTTTCATGAATTTATTGAAGAAGACGATCTTGTAGCCATAAAACTTCACTTCGGTGAAAAGGGAAATACCGGATTTATTCGCCCCCTCTATATCAGAAGGATTGTTGAAGCCATCAAATCAAGGAAAGGAAAACCCTTTTTAACAGATGCCAATACCCTTTATGTTGGAAGCAGGGCTAATTCGGTTGACCACCTGAATACAGCCATCGCCAATGGTTTTAGTTATGCCACCATCCAGGCTCCATTGATAATAGCCGATGGACTAACAGGAAAAAACTTCACAGAAATACCGGTAAACCTTAAACACTTTGATAAAATAAAAGTTGGTTCAGAAGTTATGCATGCCGATGCTCTAATCACTGTTTCCCACTTCAAAGGCCATGAATTAACAGGTTTTGGAGGCACCTTTAAAAATATTGGTATGGGACTGGGTAGTCGCAGTGGAAAACAGATGATGCATTCCGATGTCCTGCCGGAAATAGATGAAGAAAAGTGTGAAAAATGCCGGAAATGTGTTAAATTCTGCCCTGAAAACGCAATTACCATTAATAAGGAGACAAGTACCATTGATCAGAATCTCTGTATCGGCTGTGGTGAATGTGTTGTTACCTGCCCCACCGATGCCATCAAGATTCAATGGGAAAGTACCAGTCAGGGAGTTCAGGAACGTATTGTAGAATTCTCCTATGGTATTATTAAGGAGAAAAAAGACAAGATAGGATATATAAACTTTGTCATGAATGTCACCCCTGATTGTGACTGTGCATCCTGGAGTGATAAATATATTGTTGATGATATCGGTATCCTGGCCTCAAAAGATCCCCTGGCTCTGGAACAGGCGTCTTTTGACCTTGTCAATAAACAGGATGGACGCCACAACACTGCATTAAAGAAAAATCACAAACCAGGGGAAAACAAATTTAAAGGGGTCCACCCCAGTACCGACGGTGGTGTCAGGACCCTTGAATATGCAGCCGAACTGGGGCTTGGCTCCCGTGACTACGAATTAATTGAAATATAA
- a CDS encoding thiamine pyrophosphate-dependent enzyme: protein MTPEVNQETNRAQIGEEFTSGHRLCQGCGASIIVHNVLKAVDTPVVVSVATGCLEVSSSIYPQSAWNCSFIHNAFENAAATLSGVETAYRALKKQGRIDDEFTFIAFGGDGGTYDIGFQSLSGAMERGHDMVYICYDNQAYMNTGIQRSSATPQGANTTTSPVGSVIPGKKQFRKDITEIMAAHNIPYAAQASPYHWKDLRKKVKKAVAIDGPAFINVLSVCPRGWRTAESKGMEITKIAVETLYWPLYEIEEGQYHITHKPKKIKPVEEWLKPQGRFKHLFKEENKDIIKILQERVNERWERLLRLAGEK, encoded by the coding sequence ATGACACCAGAAGTGAACCAGGAAACAAACCGTGCTCAAATAGGGGAGGAATTTACCAGTGGTCACCGGCTCTGTCAGGGCTGTGGAGCTTCCATTATAGTACACAATGTTTTAAAGGCAGTTGATACCCCGGTAGTGGTCAGTGTAGCTACCGGTTGCCTGGAGGTTTCTTCTTCAATATACCCCCAGAGTGCCTGGAACTGTTCTTTTATCCATAATGCCTTTGAAAATGCTGCTGCAACTCTGAGTGGTGTAGAAACAGCCTATCGTGCTTTGAAAAAACAGGGGCGAATTGATGATGAGTTTACCTTTATTGCCTTTGGTGGTGATGGCGGAACCTATGATATCGGCTTTCAATCACTGTCAGGAGCCATGGAGAGAGGACATGATATGGTTTATATCTGTTATGATAATCAGGCCTACATGAATACTGGAATCCAGCGTTCCAGTGCTACACCCCAGGGGGCCAATACTACGACCAGTCCGGTAGGTAGTGTTATTCCAGGCAAGAAGCAGTTCCGGAAGGATATAACTGAAATAATGGCTGCCCATAATATACCCTATGCTGCCCAGGCTTCACCATACCACTGGAAGGATTTACGGAAAAAAGTTAAAAAGGCAGTAGCTATTGATGGGCCAGCTTTTATCAATGTTCTATCGGTTTGCCCCCGTGGCTGGAGGACAGCCGAGTCTAAGGGGATGGAAATAACCAAAATAGCGGTGGAAACTCTGTACTGGCCCCTTTATGAAATAGAAGAAGGACAGTACCACATTACTCATAAACCCAAAAAGATAAAACCTGTTGAGGAGTGGCTTAAACCTCAGGGGAGATTTAAACATCTTTTTAAAGAAGAGAATAAAGATATAATTAAAATACTCCAGGAACGGGTTAATGAAAGATGGGAAAGGTTATTAAGGCTTGCTGGAGAAAAATAA
- the porA gene encoding 2-ketoisovalerate ferredoxin oxidoreductase subunit alpha yields the protein MKPQIALTGNEALALGMRQINPDVVAAYPITPQTEVVQMFSQFVADGEVDTEFITVESEHSAMSATVGAAAGGCRAMTATSANGLALMWEIVYIAASLRLPIVMPLINRALSAPINIHCDHSDAMGVRDSGWIQLFGENAQQAYDNLIQAVRIAEHKNVRLPVIVNMDGFIISHAVENLKPLTDQEVTDFIGDYKPEYSLLDPGNPITVGPLDLQDYYFEHKRQQIDGMEHVFDVVAEVAREFKELTGREYGFFETYKMDDAEIAVLGLGSTMGTARIAVDNLRADGIKAGLINLRLFRPFPAGQLIRALNGVKVLGVFDRADTFSLNGGPLFLDVKASLYDSSRDLKVVNYIYGLGGRDINVSNIEDILRELVAIKEGQKEKKVTYYGVRE from the coding sequence ATGAAACCCCAGATTGCTTTAACCGGAAATGAGGCCCTGGCCCTGGGAATGAGGCAGATAAACCCGGATGTAGTTGCAGCTTATCCAATTACTCCCCAGACCGAAGTTGTTCAGATGTTTTCTCAGTTTGTAGCCGACGGGGAGGTGGATACTGAATTTATTACAGTAGAGAGCGAGCATAGTGCCATGAGTGCTACTGTAGGGGCAGCTGCCGGAGGATGCCGGGCCATGACTGCTACATCAGCCAATGGACTGGCCCTGATGTGGGAAATTGTTTACATAGCGGCTTCACTTCGTCTCCCCATTGTGATGCCCCTTATAAACCGCGCCCTCAGTGCTCCAATTAATATACACTGTGACCACAGTGATGCCATGGGGGTCAGGGATTCTGGCTGGATTCAATTATTTGGTGAAAACGCCCAGCAGGCCTATGATAATTTGATTCAGGCGGTCAGGATTGCCGAACATAAAAATGTCAGGCTACCGGTTATAGTTAATATGGATGGCTTTATTATTAGTCACGCTGTTGAAAATTTAAAACCCCTGACCGATCAAGAAGTTACAGACTTTATCGGTGATTATAAGCCAGAATACAGCCTGCTTGATCCCGGTAATCCAATTACAGTAGGTCCCCTGGACTTACAGGACTATTATTTTGAGCATAAAAGGCAGCAGATAGATGGGATGGAACATGTTTTTGATGTTGTTGCTGAAGTGGCCAGAGAATTCAAGGAACTGACGGGACGAGAATATGGTTTTTTTGAAACATATAAAATGGATGATGCTGAAATAGCTGTGCTGGGACTCGGGTCTACCATGGGGACAGCCAGAATAGCTGTCGATAATCTTAGAGCAGATGGTATTAAAGCTGGACTCATAAATTTAAGGTTATTTCGTCCCTTTCCGGCAGGCCAGCTGATTCGGGCCCTTAATGGAGTAAAAGTCCTGGGGGTTTTTGATAGGGCTGACACCTTTTCCTTGAATGGAGGCCCACTGTTCCTTGATGTTAAGGCTTCTTTATATGACTCTTCCAGGGATCTGAAGGTAGTAAATTATATTTATGGCCTTGGTGGTAGGGATATTAATGTTAGCAATATCGAAGATATTTTACGGGAACTGGTTGCCATCAAAGAGGGCCAGAAAGAAAAGAAAGTTACCTATTATGGGGTTAGAGAATAA
- the porD gene encoding pyruvate synthase subunit PorD translates to MAKKGWRELPRGGVIKDPGSASKYRTGSWRVKRPLWSEEKCIQCLLCHVYCPDIAIDVEEGKVIGIDYNHCKGCGICANQCPVQALEMISEDKGDVNDETEEVDHQKKSE, encoded by the coding sequence ATGGCTAAAAAAGGATGGCGAGAACTACCCCGTGGTGGTGTAATTAAGGACCCCGGTAGTGCCAGCAAATACAGGACCGGGAGCTGGAGGGTAAAACGTCCCCTGTGGAGTGAGGAAAAATGTATTCAGTGTCTTTTGTGCCATGTATACTGCCCTGATATAGCTATTGATGTTGAAGAGGGAAAGGTTATCGGGATTGATTATAACCACTGTAAGGGATGTGGTATCTGTGCCAACCAGTGCCCCGTTCAGGCCCTGGAAATGATAAGTGAGGACAAGGGTGATGTTAATGATGAAACTGAAGAGGTAGATCATCAGAAGAAATCAGAATAA
- a CDS encoding 2-oxoacid:acceptor oxidoreductase family protein, protein MLEIRWHGRGGQGSKTASILLAKIASATGKHIQAFPEYGPERMGAPVLAYTRISDGPIHLHCQVETPDLVVVLDPTLIGTVDITQNLKKGGNLIINSDYEPDKIRDKLGLAADVNTYTIDANTISEEEIGRIFPNTPMLGAINRVVNLMDQDSFLNQAREELKKKFSHKPEVIEGNMRSIDMAYREVKGLNG, encoded by the coding sequence ATGCTGGAAATAAGATGGCACGGAAGGGGTGGTCAGGGGTCAAAGACCGCCTCTATTTTATTAGCTAAAATAGCATCGGCTACCGGTAAACATATTCAGGCTTTTCCGGAGTATGGTCCGGAAAGGATGGGAGCCCCGGTTCTTGCTTATACTAGAATAAGTGATGGTCCCATTCATCTCCATTGTCAGGTTGAAACCCCTGACCTGGTTGTGGTCCTGGACCCGACCCTGATTGGAACGGTGGATATTACCCAGAATTTAAAAAAAGGGGGTAATCTTATTATAAATTCTGATTATGAGCCCGATAAAATCAGGGATAAACTCGGCCTGGCTGCGGATGTTAATACTTATACAATTGATGCCAATACAATTTCTGAGGAAGAGATCGGACGAATTTTTCCCAACACACCTATGCTGGGGGCAATAAACAGGGTAGTTAATTTAATGGACCAGGATTCATTTCTCAATCAGGCCCGTGAAGAATTGAAAAAAAAGTTTTCCCACAAACCAGAGGTAATTGAGGGAAATATGCGCTCTATAGACATGGCTTACCGGGAGGTGAAAGGGCTTAATGGCTAA